One Castanea sativa cultivar Marrone di Chiusa Pesio chromosome 4, ASM4071231v1 DNA window includes the following coding sequences:
- the LOC142631619 gene encoding protein NUCLEAR FUSION DEFECTIVE 4-like has product MQLQWHEKFKVLINNRWLVFVCAMWVQSCAGVGYLFGSISPVIKSAMGYDQRQVAFLGVAKDLGDSIGFVAGSLCEVLPIWVILLIGVVQNFVGYGLVWLVVAGVLPALPFWVLCLALFVGTNGETYFNTAALVSCVQNFPKSRGPVVGILKGFAGLSGAILTQIYLMINFPNESSLIFMVAVAPTIVVIALMFIIRPVGGHKQVKPSDNSSFFFTYSVCLILAIYLLAVLVIEDLVDVSQAIITLFAVILILFILLPVIIPIRLVFFSGPRPPAEESLLSEAQKQEASKSEQGVNEIILSEVEDEKPPEVDSLPASERKKRIAHLQAKLFQAAAEGAVRRRKGPRRGEDFTLMQALRKADFWLIFFSLVLASGSGLAVIDNFGQICESLGYDDTTIYVSMISIWNFLGRVGGGYFSELVIRKYAYPRPVTMAMVQVIMAIGLFYATMGWPGEIYVLTVLIGLGYGAHWAIVPASASELFGLKSFGALYNFLTLASPVGSLIFSGVIASGIYDYYADLQAGLSHQNSKAMLAIPLRDDDLTCLGTICYSITFGILSGLCLVATVLSLIVVYRTKRVYANLYGNSQG; this is encoded by the exons ATGCAGCTTCAGTGGCATGAAAAGTTCAAGGTTTTGATCAACAACAGATGGCTGGTGTTTGTGTGTGCAATGTGGGTGCAGTCGTGTGCAGGTGTTGGGTACTTGTTTGGAAGCATATCACCTGTGATAAAGAGTGCCATGGGGTACGACCAGAGGCAGGTGGCTTTTTTGGGTGTGGCTAAGGACTTGGGTGATAGTATTGGTTTTGTGGCTGGGAGTTTGTGTGAGGTTTTGCCCATCTGGGTCATTTTGCTCATTGGGGTGGTGCAGAACTTTGTTGGGTATGGCTTGGTTTGGCTTGTTGTTGCTGGTGTATTGCCTGCTTTGCCTTTTTGGGTG TTGTGCCTTGCATTATTTGTGGGAACAAACGGTGAGACCTACTTCAACACAGCTGCTCTAGTTTCATGTGTGCAAAACTTCCCCAAAAGCCGGGGTCCTGTTGTGGGGATATTGAAGGGGTTTGCTGGATTGAGTGGTGCAATTTTGACTCAGATTTATCTTATGATCAATTTTCCGAATGAATCATCACTCATATTCATGGTTGCAGTTGCACCAACAATTGTTGTTATTGCTCTGATGTTCATTATTAGACCTGTGGGAGGTCACAAACAAGTTAAACCATCTGATAATTCAAGCTTCTTCTTTACCTACAGTGTTTGCCTCATTCTGGCAATTTATCTGCTGGCAGTGTTGGTGATTGAGGATCTGGTTGACGTGAGTCAAGCTATAATCACTTTATTTGCagttattttaattcttttcatACTGCTTCCAGTTATAATTCCCATTCGATTGGTATTCTTCTCGGGACCAAGGCCTCCAGCTGAGGAGAGCCTTCTCTCTGAAGCACAGAAACAAGAAGCAAGTAAATCTGAGCAGGGTGTAAATGAGATTATTCTCAGTGAGGTTGAAGATGAGAAGCCTCCAGAAGTAGACTCCCTTCCGGCATCAGAAAGGAAAAAACGAATTGCTCATTTGCAAGCTAAACTGTTCCAAGCTGCTGCAGAAGGAGCTGTGAGAAGGCGAAAAGGCCCTCGTAGAGGAGAGGATTTCACATTAATGCAGGCATTAAGAAAAGCAGATTTTTGGCTGATCTTCTTCTCCCTTGTTCTGGCTTCTGGATCCGGTTTGGCAGTTATTGATAACTTCGGTCAGATTTGTGAATCACTGGGATATGATGATACAACTATATATGTATCCATGATCAGCATTTGGAACTTTCTTGGCCGTGTTGGTGGCGGCTACTTCTCTGAGCTTGTAATAAG AAAATATGCCTACCCAAGACCAGTGACAATGGCCATGGTTCAGGTTATCATGGCAATTGGACTTTTCTACGCTACTATGGGATGGCCTGGAGAAATTTATGTTCTCACTGTGTTGATAGGGCTTGGGTATGGTGCTCACTGGGCAATTGTGCCAGCTTCAGCTTCTGAGCTATTTGGCCTGAAGAGTTTTGGGGCCTTGTATAATTTTCTTACACTTGCTAGTCCAGTAGGTTCTCTGATTTTCTCAGGTGTCATTGCTAGTGGTATATATGACTATTATGCAGATCTCCAAGCCGGCCTCTCACATCAAAACTCTAAAGCCATGCTTGCAATACCTCTTCGTGATGATGACCTCACTTGTTTGGGAACCATATGCTATTCCATCACATTTGGGATCCTGTCTGGACTTTGCCTTGTGGCAACAGTCTTGAGTTTGATTGTTGTTTATCGGACTAAGAGGGTTTATGCCAACCTGTATGGAAATTCTCAAGGTTGA